The DNA region tttaaagtataaatACTAACGTTTTAAGATATAGTAAAATATATACGACTCATTTAGTTAATGTGAATGTATGTCAAATGGTAATTGATCAATTTATTTGAATAAGCCTTTTAAATAATCATCAATCAAACATGGCTCATggaatacaatttatatttaaataaagttCAAGATATTCATCTCGCAATTCGAAtgtcttaatttattttactgAAAAGCAAGTAGCCTTtacataaaattttttataaaaaaaaaaaacaaaaacaaacaaacaaatcttACTTAGTCATGGATTTGGCTGCCAAACAAGAAATGAAGTCCTGGATATCACGGTCTGAAGTGCCACCCTCCTCCATTGCCTCTTTGCAAACTTGCTTCCATTTTCTTGTATTTGCTCTCATCTCTTCTTCCTCCATCACTCGCCCTATGCACTCCTCAATCTCCTCTCTCTTCACCACACCATTCTCGTCTGTCTTTGCCCTGACCCCAGTTTTCCACTTGTCCATCACGAGTTTCGAATTGGTGGCCTGGTCAGACCATTGAGGTATTGCAATCATTGGGACCCCTAAACTTATTGCTTCTAATGTCGAGTTCCATCCGCAATGTGTCAAAAAGCATCCCACAGCACTGTGGGCTAAAACTTGCAATTGCGGGCACCACGACACCACCAATCCTCTCGTCTTCTCCTCTAGGAAATTCTTAGGAAGCTTATTAGCTTCCTCGGATCTTACTACCCACAAGAAGGGTCTATTGCTCCTCCTGAGAGCCCACGCCAATTCCTCCATCTGCTCCTCTTGCAAATGCACCATGCTTCCAAATGAAACGTAAACAACCGAACCATCTTGCCGGTCGTCCAACCATTTCATGCAAACTTCCGTCATAGGTTTGAACACGCTCAAACCGTACTCTTTGTCATCTGGCAATCGATTGTCTAGATACTTTGATGGTACAGTTGGCCCAATTGCCCCCACCACCCATAATTTCCTCATCCAATCAATTACCTGTACAATCAATTTGATTTAACAAAACAGTACCGTGACCAATCTGATCTATGCCTTGTCAAAATACTCATAAATGCATTTAATTGCTGTTGGGTCCTTAATGACCAAGTCCAAGGCTAGGTTATTAGGAGATTGTTTGACAGAAGTCTGGAAGGTCAAGTTCAGTATCATTGTTGTCAAGTGCTGGAGATATTATTTGACTTAGTCCGTAAAGGATCAAGCCAAACACTAGGCAATTTGTTGGGCGGAGGCACAAAGGCTAAGCCCAGCACCATTGTTGGCATGTTGGAAGAATTATTGGACTAAGAGTTAAGTCCAGCACCAAGTGACTAGAAGATTTGTGAGTAGAGGATTGAATGGTCAAATTTAGCATCCTTCCTCAGGAAAAATGTGACTATATAAAGAATAAAGTTATGCATTAGTTACAAGTTATAGCCATTTGAGGTAGTGGTAAACACTGGATGTaacaattaaaatgaaaaaacaaaggATTGCTTGCTTGCCTGGCGCTCGAGCTCGTAGAAAGTGTTGACCAGGATCCAGTCGGCCTTCTGAATATTACAGAATTGGTTCATAAGCATTTCCAAGGCGAAGGGGTATGACGATTCAGGAGAATATATAAAAGACGGCATGTCTTTGGGCTCCAAACACGGCAACCCCGGAATTTCAACCACTTCATCGCCGCCAAGAGGAACTTTAATCCGCCCCTGTTGGCAGTAATAGTAAATCCCATCCACCGCACACGACTGCGTAAAAAAACAGGCACCGGAAACTCCCTCCTCAACCGCCACGTCCACAACCCAAGGCAGAAACGCGTCATAAACGACACAGCTAACCGGAAAACgcccaacccggagacgacggagAACTTGCGCCAACGTCTCGGAACCAACTTCTCGGAATTTATCGATGTAAGCCTGACTGCTTCGGGTCTGAGAAGAGCAGCCCTCGTCAAAGCCGTCGGAGATGGTTTCAATGGAGAGATGGCTGCTTGAGAGGTCCTGCAAGGTTGTTAACAAGAACTTGGTTACAGCTATGGTGATCTTCACTCCTTTGGCTTCTAATCGCTTGGAGAATTGAAGCATGGGGTTTATGTGGCCCTGGGCTGGAAATGGTAATATGAGGCAGTGAACCACCTTGTCTTCCTCATCATGCTTTTGATTTCCCGTTTCATGGTTCTCCATCTCAATCTCTGTAAATGGACGGAAGATATTACAGAGAAATTAAAGCCCACTGTTTTCCTGCTCAATTGTTTCTAGCTTAGCTTGCTGTTCAATAATACACCATATACTTGAATGCGGGACGGTGCTGACCACTGTGTGATGTTGAAATTGTAgatggaataaattttttttgtggtAAAATTTGTGTATAACGTATTACGTACGACAAAAATAGATCAAGCGACGGTgaaaattgaactttttaaaagcCAAAACAAAGCACATGTTTATGTTTCTCATGAAAACCAAGGTCCGTAGtaccagttcttatatcgtggaccaaggtcacaaaacgacgtcgtttcaataagtgggagaaacgacTCCAGTAAATCTCCGTAGTTAAtactacagtttatctcaaatgagactgtagttgtgttgaatgatactgcaattgtattgaactgatactgcagttgtgtccgtaattgatactacagttcatctcaaatgatactacagttgtgttgaactgatactgtagttgtcgGAGgctgtttcatccgtctggaactgcagttgtgttgaaagggaactgcaggtGCATGGAATGGAGGCAATTTcatccgtttgttttcattaatcaaaacaatgtcgttttgtCACTTGGACCACAATACTTGGTGGATcacggtccacagtaaaatttgcacgTAGGGACCATGCTGAACGTTTGAAATATGAGTTGAATTTTGATGGCCTTTTTTATGTGGACAGAGGTGGAATGGGAGGTGGTTTGGGTTGTTTTGGAGAGACCGTAATATTACTAAGTTGATTAGTTATTCCATAAACCATATTGATGtatatgaactaaattaacgTTGATTATAGGCAATACAAttaactaggcagagattattaagactctgataccaaattttagtattatattaacTAACATAAACTAAAGGAAACATAAATACGAGGAACCTGATCTCGTAACAGTGGAAGCTTTAGGATAACGTCTCTCGCCATAGCTATTGGTATTGCATGTGGGGATGATAAGCCTGCAGAATAACATTAGCGCTTTGTCTATCACTTTCTCTAGAATACTAGATGGTGCGTGTATTCTGAATACGGGAGCAGTGGGAGGACTCTTTGGCATAAATGCCTACATGCCATATATAGGCAGATATTCAGTTAGTAAACTGAATATCCTAAGTTACCTAACTGACTAAATACTAACTGACTTAATCATCTACTTGCACCACAACcacttaataatataatataatatattatattaccaCAACcacttaataatataatataatatattatattatatatatatatgagaaaataCTTTCATTCttccacttggtgcaagtactggCATAACATCCattaaagaacaaaacacacgaaCCATAGTAATATGTTCTCTACTCAAGAGAGTAATATCTTCTATGATCACATGCATTTAGATTCCCTAACTTTGGTTtggaggcgactgttgactctttgtgcttcaataggttgagaaagtagctatatatgaacagatactacattgtaacagagtcagtagtactaaaaaaatccTACGTTTATTCTTAGTTCCTTAATGGATGTTtctcaaataaaatgtatatgcACAATTGAAAAGAAATCATCAAAATTTGCAAAAGAAAATATGCACACTGTATGATCCCTAAAATCTTTAAAAGCATGCTTAAGTAGGAATCTCTTAATGTAAGCATAATGCTAAGTATATTCTATGACTAGTTTATAACTCTAACACTATCTCCAATATGGCTAAGAGTTTGAAGTTGACACGTCTATCACccccactcatcaaaataaccAAAAGATAGCTTAATCACACAATGAATAAAACATTATGAgtcttaaatttaaaatgttaaacaTACACCATAGCTTTCCAAATAATCTCAAGGTCCACCTCAAAATAAACTGAACATTATGAGTCTTATATGTTTTGCAAAATTGTTTTGAACCTTACATACCAAAATGActcaggatcaattttgaagacactaaagactctattaaacGCTAAAGAATTTATTAAATAACAGTGCACCACAAGTTAAATGTGTTTATTCTAATAAACTTATTATTagtattgttacaacattttcataaatatattgttgcacaaccaaatgttctataaattgaacttatgaatttataagaaCAAAACCAAGATAAATACTTGTGAAATTAATCTTTTGGacttatttttaatccaatttggAATGTATGAAGACAATTAAATCCATCAGCTTTAGTGGAGTATACTTACATATTGATGTCCAAGTTCATTTACTAGGAAATACTCCTTGGAGACTAATGAGAACGGGTGCCcatgagagaaataagaatgaTCCATAGCGATTCACGTGTCTAGCAGTCTAGATCAacaaatcagatgtaatttaaaaaaaaatcgacgtggtgacattttcataaataactcgaAATTtagtgcaagtaaatgtgttataagtgcaagtagttgttGCACATTTGCGattaaaaagtgcaagtaaatacTAACTTTTAAAATAGTAAAGTAGGACTCATCTAGTTAATTAATGTGAATGCATTtgttttttgagttctactcactctgttacattgtagtatctgttcatagctactttctcaacctactgaagcacaaagagtcaaccgATGCCTCTACTGAATGCATGTTAAATAGTAATTGATCAATTTATTTGAATAAGCCTTTTAAACAATCATCTATCAAACATGGCTCATGGAAtgcaatttattatttaaataaagttCAAGTTTATTCATCTCTCAATTGGAATATCTAACTGGCCTGGTCAAATGTGTCTTACTTAGTCATGGATTTGGCTGCCAAACAAGAAATGAAGTCCTGGATATCACGGTCTGAAGTGCCACCCTCCTCCATTGCCTCTCTGCAAACTTGCTTCCATTTTCTTGTATTTGCTCTCATCTCTTCTTCCTCCATCACTCGCCTTATACACTCCTCAATCTCCTCTCTCTTCACTACACCATTCTCCCCTGCCTTTGCCCTGACCCCAATTTTCCACTTGTCCATCACGAGTTTCGAATTGGTGGCCTGATCAGACCATTGAGGTATTGCTACCATTGGGACCCCTAAACTAATCGCTTCCAATGTCGAGTTCCATCCGCAATGTGTCAGAAAGCATCCCACAGCACGGTGAGCCAAGACTTGCAATTGCGGGCACCACGACACCACCAATCCTCTCGTCTCCTCTTCTATCTCCTCTAGGAAATTCTTAGGAAGCTTATTAGCTTCCTCGGATCTTACTACCCACAAGAAGGGTCTGTTGCTACTCCTCAGAGCCCACGCCAATTCCTCCATCTGCTCCTCTTGCAATTTCACCATGCTTCCAAACGAAACGTAAATAACCGAACCATATTGCCGGTCGTCTAGCCATTTCATGCAAACTTCTGTCATCGGTTTGAACATGCTCAAACCGTACTCTTTGTCATCTGGCAATTGATTGTCTAGGTACTTTGATGGTACAGTTGGCCCAATTGCCCCCACCACCCATAACTTCCTCATCCAATCAATTACCTGTGCAATCAATTTGATTTAATGAAACAGTACTGAACTGTGACTTATCTGATGTATGCCTAGTcaaaataggaaaatgatatatgtatcCCAAGGGAGTAAAACTCATGCCACATGTCTTGATGTTATTGGAGAAAGATGAAAAGAGAGTAATAAAAGTTGTTTTAATTAATGTTGGCCGGAGGCCAAGTCTACCAAGTAACTAGGAGATTGTTTGGAGAAGGTTTGAAAGGTCAAGTCTAATACTATTGTTCGCAGagcaaatattaattttagtctCACGAGTATGGTcaaaatgacagttttggtTCACATGTTTATTgtctaccaattttcatccacgactattgttttagtgtcaaaattcatcgtACCTGTCACCCATTTGTTTAAAACATgtcaaaatctaaaatttgaagggtattttcgtcattttcaaattaagatcacgatttgagcatgaataaagtgaTTTGAGTCCGAAAATCGATCGTAATTCACAATTCTCCTcctttaaattaatttaagatgaggaggagaactgtgaattgtgatcaatCCTAAGGCTTAAATCTATTTATTCGCTCAAATAAATTGCGATATTAAGTTAAAAAAGATGAATGTAcccataaatattttaaatttcagcacgttttaaacggatgagGGATCGGCACGATGAATTTtgccactaaaacaatagtcgtgaatgaaaattggtactaaaataatagtacagtcatgaatgaaaattggtagaaattaaacatttgggtcaaaactgtcattttactaatactcataggaccaaaattgatatttgctcaTTGTTGGCAAGTGCTGGAAGAGTTGTTGGGTATATGGTAGTCCACAAAGAATTAAGTCCAACACCATGTTAGGCGAAAGCTCGAAGGTCAAGTCCAACTCTCCATCTCAAAAAAATGTGATTATATAAGaaagaattaatatcacttttggtcccctGACTTTTGAGTTTGATCAATTTTGGTGCagaactttaaatttttttgattttaatgcctaactttgttatttttatcaattttggtccttctgacTAAATTGACAACGAAATGTTGGcggattttatattttaagggcaaaatcATTATCTCAAAGAAAGatttcaatatctaaacaaaagaagaatcatattaagagaaaaagaagggattGTCAATCGTCGCTGCTATAAATCTTATAGATCTTTGTCTAGTTTCTGTCTGTCTTCACCATTATTTGCACTGGTTAAACACTTATGAATAAGATTTtacagtgattttgtttagatattgaaaatctttctttgggataatgattttgcctttaaaatataaaatctgtCAACATTTCGCGGTCAATTTGGCCTGAAGGgtcaaaactgataaaaataacaaagttagacaccaaaattaaaaaagtttaaaattacacaccaaaattaataaaactcaaaagtcAAGGGCctaaaagtgatattaattctataagaaataaaattatgctTTCACTAGTAACAACTATACCCTTTTTTACTGTAGTGGTAATCCGGCTTGATTGTaacaattaaaatgaaaaaaacaaaGCTAAGGTTTGCTTGCCTGGAGCTCGAGCTCGTAAAAAGTGTTGACCAGGATCCAGTCGGCCTTCTGAATATTGCAGAATTGGTTCATAAGCATTTCCAAGGCCATGGGGTACGATTCAGGAGAATATATAAAAGACGGCATGTCTTTGGGCTCCAAACACGGCAACCCCGGAATTTCAACCACTTGATCGCCGCCAAGAGGAACTTTAAACCGCCCCTGTTGGCAGTAATAGTAAATCCCATCCACCGCACACGACTGCGTAAAGAAAGCGGCGCCGGAGATCCCCTCCTCACCCGCCACGTCCACAACCCACGGAAGAAACGCGTCATACACGACACAGCTAACCGGAAACCGCCCAACCCGGAGCCGACGAATAACTTGCGCCAACGTCTCGGATCCCACTTCTCGGAACTTTTCGATGTAGACCTGACCGCTCGGGGCCTGAGAATAGCCGCCCTCGTCGAAGCCGTCGGAGATGGTTTCAATGGAGAGATGGCTGCTCGAGAGATCTTGCAGGGTTGTTAAGAAGAATTTGGTTATAGCTATGGTGATCTTCACCCCTTTGGCTTCTAAGCGCTTGGAGAATTGAAGCATGGGGTTTATGTGGCCTTGGGCTGGATATGGTAATATGAGGCAATGAACCTTGTATTGATTTCCCCTCTCATGGTTCTCCATCTTAATCTCTGTAAATGGCTGCAACTTAGAACAGAGAAAACTCCACTGTCTTTCTGCTTAATTATTTCATTGCTATGGTGTTGACCCCGGCGATCTTGAAGTCGTAGAAAACTAGAAAACATTATTTATGGTTTAATTTAGGCGTATAACGACAAAAATGGAGTAATCCAAAGTTCGaaacttattattaaaaaatttcaccATAAGAGgtgttaatatataatttgtatttaattaataaatatatatatttttaatgcgGGATAGATCTAGGGacgaataaaaaaaaaggttacaCTTGGATGAGATCATCTCACATACTCTTTTCTGTGAGACGAGTTGGGTCGGATCATGTCAATATgcaaatttaatacttatattagcAATTGTAATAcgaaatcagaaataaaatgtttgttacgacaaatgtaatatttgtatattttgatataaaagtattattttttcatcaaaactattatattttcctttataaataatgttgcaattataaaggaaaatgtaatgcttttacattaaaatataaaagtatatatatatttttcaaagtattacatttttccatatgagtaataaacattttattcttgatttagtattacatttgttaatataagtattacagtTCATCTTGACCTAATCAGTCTCACAGAATCACGGACAAGAATCCGTGATGAGGTGGTCTCACaaaattttttgtcaataaaaaaatagtattattcATCTTATGTTACAATAAAATTCTATTTATTCATTAGTTATCATGAATTGACACACCTTACAAATCATATATTGTTGgtcaatgataaaaaaaaaaattagtgaaaaATTGTTATCCTTGTAGATATCCTATCAAATAATccatttaatataattgattttaaattgtaattttttttttgagttctactgactctattacagtaaattgtaaattaaaacaaGTGAAACTGATGAGAtttcatttaatataattgattttaaaatattaatgcttacataattgattttaaaatattaatgcttacattatttgatagtggGCATgccaagatatatatataaaaatttattttaattattataataatagtaatttaaaaaaataaaaaggttgaCTTTGGTTTCCCTCCTTCGTACAATTTGGACGAAGGGAAGGTTGCCATGACTGCGCGCTTGTTCTTTTGGTCTTAACAAAGGAGAATTTCACTTGTCCTCGTTAGGGCTGTGCGTCGGACGGGTTCGGGCGGGGGTCGGGTCTCTCATCCGTCAACCCGTTCGGATTTCGGGTTCTATTTTCTGTACCCTATCCGTGAATTCTAAACTACATAACCAtcggatattttaaatttcgGATTCGGTCGAATTCGGTCGGATACCATCGGATTTCGGATTTGAAGCAAAATACAGCATAGATAATTAATTGCCTTACAATACTCAAAAAATATAGACTAAAAGTCATCAACTATCTGTTTCTTCGTTTGGCTTGAATTAAACAACCTCTATGatatttcaacaaaaaaaaaaaaaaggaacctCTAAGATGTCTGCAtcttcttgaaaaaaaaaaaaaggaacctCTAAGATGTCTGCATCTTCTTGACTTCTCCTCAGTCCTCATCAGTCCGTTTCTTCATTTGGCTTTGACAGAGCACTAGAGCAGTCAGCTGCAGAGGGCAGCGGCGCAGCCAGGGAACGAGGGCTGATGGGGAGGCGCGGACTGTGGAGGCGGGCGGCGGGCGGCGTTCAATCCGCTGACTGCGGAGGCGGGAGGTGAGTGAGAGGCGAGGCACGGAGGCAGCTGCCGACTGCGAACGACGCCGCGACGGAAGGTGGCCGTTCACTCGTTCATAAATTGGTAACTGGTAAAGACTGtgtatttgatattttgatggGTTCTCCAGAGTCCAGAGCATTAAGCATAAATTGAGGAGCAatgtttatgtaattatatcaCCTAAAAAATCCAAAGCATTAAGAGCATCCTTNAAAAAATCCAAAGcattaagagcatccttatcaatgggtTTTTTAACGGTTATTGAggggtttttgtaagtgtgattatgaaagagaaaatgggaggagatggataaaaaaaacaaaacaaaattgattttttaaaaaaaaataataaaaaaaagtattgtcAGGCGCACCCAGCTGGCGCGTGCCTGCTGGGCGCATGTGCTGTGCGCGATACGCGCACAGCACATGATGTTTCCTCCTTCCCTTTTACTGTTTGAAAAACTTCATTTGCAGAAGGAACCCAAATTTCTCTCACCTCCCTTGTCTCTCCACCATGTTACTCACTATTGTACTAATAACACACAAATATGTGCTGATGGCGATGCTCTAAGCATGCCTACACTACTATTCATGGTGTCACATTGAGCCTTGTGCCCTTGTGTAATGTGCATATGCCTTTTCAGAGGCTCTGAACCAGAGCTTGTAATGTGCATATGCCTTTTCAGAGGCTCTGAACCAGAGCTAGTACACTATGTCATAAATATATACTACTTTTTAGAGCTAGTGGTGTTAGGTGCAGAACACTAtgtcgatatatatatatatataatataaataatttcggATATCCTGGCGGGTCGGGTAGAAAAATACCCTACCCTACCCGAGATCACTCAAACCGCCTTATAACACGGTTCGGTTCGGATGGCTACTTTCGGATTCGGGTCGATTCGGTTTCCCTCTCTTCGGTTGGAGGGTCGGGCAGGTGGGTCGGGTTTCTCGGATCTTGCACAGCCCTAGTCCTCgtcttaaaaattttattaattgtaaaatGATATGGTATGCTTttatgtaaaataattttttaaatttatttttgttgcttacatccttctttttttttttagaaaacttgtaaaggaaattgtaaaaaataaagtaaaaagtaAGATTAAGCGTAATATCACTCCTCACATAATCACATTATTGAGCATCTTTAGCAGTggattttttaaagtttttgaaATAGTAAATGCACACATGGATGAAAGAGAAATGAAGAGAGAAAAGAATTTGAATTGGTTGGTCTGCAACAAGTGTTTTTGACGTGcgcgaatttttttttttaaatcagatttatttaaaaaaaaaaaaaaagaaagaaaaactttcACTATTAGTCAATACTACATTGGAGATTTGGAGGTAATAAAAGGTACCTTTCTTGTATTCAGCCTCTTGTCTTGCCCCAAATACTTAGCCTTTTGTCGCTCTACATAAGTGCATGATCTTATGACGGAATCACTTACGTAGATGTCTGTCTAGTGCTGTAtcaccgcaaattatatcgttaCGGTcgcaaaacaacgtcgttttgattaatgaaaacagacggatgaattcgcgccactcactttcttttcatatatactgcagttacatttcaacacaactgcagttacctttcaacacaactgcagttactttttgatataactacagtttcattcgataatataaaaacacaaaagtgaaactgttNttttttttttttttatgagtgtTTGGTAGAACCACTTGATTTTAAACAAACATAGCAGTCAAACAATGTAGCTAAATGGCAGAACcacttaattaaataaacaaatagatGCACATGTTTATAATCATAATTTATTCATAAATAAGAAAtagtttatattaaaataaagtagtatattagtatattaaaactaaataaaataaagtgtaTTTAAATGAGTTTGTTCATTAACAATCTTAAACAGACACTAAATGAGAATGGttgtaaatattattaaacaaacattaaaatagtatatttgtaaatattattaaacgaacactaaactaGCAGCCTTATGAACATTATTAAATCAACACTAACGAGCTCGCTTATTCATGAGCAATTAGCAAAACCATCCTACAAAATGTAATCTTTGGaagattttttatatataattattaaataattgtgATTTTGTTTATCTTATTACTAGCTAGTTATTCTGagcaacattttatttttcctagaTTTCATTGTAATTTgatctttaaaatttaaaatttagaaatatatttctggttatatttatgtttttatatatttatatattttgaaatgataGTCACGTTTTGCAAGGTTTCAAATTGGAATGGAATGTTGGGTGCATGATGAAACGAATGTATGGGTCGCATTGGAACTTGGAAGTACTGAAATGTGACTTTCTTGTATTCAGGCTTTTGTCGCT from Ipomoea triloba cultivar NCNSP0323 chromosome 6, ASM357664v1 includes:
- the LOC116022670 gene encoding UDP-glycosyltransferase 74F2-like isoform X3 — translated: MENHERGNQYKVHCLILPYPAQGHINPMLQFSKRLEAKGVKITIAITKFFLTTLQDLSSSHLSIETISDGFDEGGYSQAPSGQVYIEKFREVGSETLAQVIRRLRVGRFPVSCVVYDAFLPWVVDVAGEEGISGAAFFTQSCAVDGIYYYCQQGRFKVPLGGDQVVEIPGLPCLEPKDMPSFIYSPESYPMALEMLMNQFCNIQKADWILVNTFYELELQVIDWMRKLWVVGAIGPTVPSKYLDNQLPDDKEYGLSMFKPMTEVCMKWLDDRQYGSVIYVSFGSMVKLQEEQMEELAWALRSSNRPFLWVVRSEEANKLPKNFLEEIEEETRGLVVSWCPQLQVLAHRAVGCFLTHCGWNSTLEAISLGVPMVAIPQWSDQATNSKLVMDKWKIGVRAKAGENGVVKREEIEECIRRVMEEEEMRANTRKWKQVCREAMEEGGTSDRDIQDFISCLAAKSMTK
- the LOC116022670 gene encoding UDP-glycosyltransferase 74F2-like isoform X2 — protein: MENHERGNQYKVHCLILPYPAQGHINPMLQFSKRLEAKGVKITIAITKFFLTTLQDLSSSHLSIETISDGFDEGGYSQAPSGQVYIEKFREVGSETLAQVIRRLRVGRFPVSCVVYDAFLPWVVDVAGEEGISGAAFFTQSCAVDGIYYYCQQGRFKVPLGGDQVVEIPGLPCLEPKDMPSFIYSPESYPMALEMLMNQFCNIQKADWILVNTFYELELQVIDWMRKLWVVGAIGPTVPSKYLDNQLPDDKEYGLSMFKPMTEVCMKWLDDRQYGSVIYVSFGSMVKLQEEQMEELAWALRSSNRPFLWVVRSEEANKLPKNFLEEIEEEKTRGLVVSWCPQLQVLAHSAVGCFLTHCGWNSTLEAISLGVPMIAIPQWSDQATNSKLVMDKWKTGVRAKTDENGVVKREEIEECIGRVMEEEEMRANTRKWKQVCKEAMEEGGTSDRDIQDFISCLAAKSMTK
- the LOC116022670 gene encoding UDP-glycosyltransferase 74G1-like isoform X1 encodes the protein MENHETGNQKHDEEDKVVHCLILPFPAQGHINPMLQFSKRLEAKGVKITIAVTKFLLTTLQDLSSSHLSIETISDGFDEGCSSQTRSSQAYIDKFREVGSETLAQVLRRLRVGRFPVSCVVYDAFLPWVVDVAVEEGVSGACFFTQSCAVDGIYYYCQQGRIKVPLGGDEVVEIPGLPCLEPKDMPSFIYSPESSYPFALEMLMNQFCNIQKADWILVNTFYELERQVIDWMRKLWVVGAIGPTVPSKYLDNRLPDDKEYGLSVFKPMTEVCMKWLDDRQDGSVVYVSFGSMVHLQEEQMEELAWALRRSNRPFLWVVRSEEANKLPKNFLEEKTRGLVVSWCPQLQVLAHSAVGCFLTHCGWNSTLEAISLGVPMIAIPQWSDQATNSKLVMDKWKTGVRAKTDENGVVKREEIEECIGRVMEEEEMRANTRKWKQVCKEAMEEGGTSDRDIQDFISCLAAKSMTK
- the LOC116022670 gene encoding UDP-glycosyltransferase 74F2-like isoform X4, with translation MENHERGNQYKVHCLILPYPAQGHINPMLQFSKRLEAKGVKITIAITKFFLTTLQDLSSSHLSIETISDGFDEGGYSQAPSGQVYIEKFREVGSETLAQVIRRLRVGRFPVSCVVYDAFLPWVVDVAGEEGISGAAFFTQSCAVDGIYYYCQQGRFKVPLGGDQVVEIPGLPCLEPKDMPSFIYSPESYPMALEMLMNQFCNIQKADWILVNTFYELELQVIDWMRKLWVVGAIGPTVPSKYLDNQLPDDKEYGLSMFKPMTEVCMKWLDDRQYGSVIYVSFGSMVKLQEEQMEELAWALRSSNRPFLWVVRSEEANKLPKNFLEEIEEETRGLVVSWCPQLQVLAHRAVGCFLTHCGWNSTLEAISLGVPMVAIPQWSDQATNSKLVMDKWKIGVRAKAGENGVVKREEIEECIRRVMEEEEMRANTRKWKQVCREAMEEGGTSDRDIQDFISCLAAKSMTK